The following are from one region of the Siniperca chuatsi isolate FFG_IHB_CAS linkage group LG21, ASM2008510v1, whole genome shotgun sequence genome:
- the il12rb2l gene encoding interleukin 12 receptor, beta 2a, like isoform X2, with amino-acid sequence MATPRTRWLLSILLVNLSNCFTLAGPPAPPSLPECYIPCDEENCTVDIHCTWDPKQDPQIPTNYSLHWEAANTEEGHVINVTSSNGFIPREDFSNGELRVWVQAKNQHGSAKSQEAVFNTAEIIKPPPPNVTSSHQEPSVIEWISTCEQLQLSLGPCDVRHRTEADQVWLKEEDGFHSSYIFDSPQPCTVYEFQVRCVCATGLMSDWSAIHKMQNKEIAPVGELDVWRDCGISTASFDCVLTWKVAEPRGQLVCNEMQCHFNSSLKDVSSVSVSAYNADGSTVPSHLAMPISGKEKNEQAILLKMNEENLTVFWDLPSQFTDNLKKYVVQYKQAGCPPGQGFDWIKVEKKHTTGFFKGQFKKYTPYQVSLFTVSNSSEIHHLSSVIGYSFQGTPSRVSSFKVFSIAATRVTLLWEPVPLSKQNGVILYYQIGVDRQNVYNVSASPQHENKTFELLHLSPGQEYEVWIRAVTVAGPGENTTTRFKTKHHEDFALLILVLLGLIILGVICLFFVLLSACRGESKACPLLPLCFYEKVPDPRNSHIFRQMKHQINDPLARICIPVSEPHPKISLLEVVEIQPRAFKSSLEKISDPDGLTRLEVGDGCSELECQDDQREDAVTEECHRTDHRHGREEYSKMVDSDDERDKEEEDRGDCWSSSEEEQLTSGYEKHFMPTALEVLEI; translated from the exons ATGGCCACACCTAGGACCAGATGGCTTCTGTCCATCTTGCTGGTCAACCTGTCAAATTGTTTTACTCTAGCAG gccctcctgctcctccctctcttcctgaGTGCTATATCCCATGTGATGAGGAAAACTGTACGGTAGATATCCACTGTACTTGGGATCCAAAGCAGGACCCTCAGATACCCACTAACTACAGCTTGCACTGGGAGGCAGCAAACACAGA GGAAGGGCATGTGATCAATGTGACCAGTTCGAATGGGTTTATCCCTCGTGAAGACTTTTCCAATGGAGAACTTCGTGTTTGGGTCCAGGCTAAGAACCAGCACGGTTCTGCCAAATCTCAGGAGGCTGTGTTCAATACAGCAGAAATCA TCAAGCCACCCCCTCCTAACGTTACCTCTAGCCATCAGGAGCCCTCAGTGATTGAATGGATTTCCACCTGTGAACAGCTGCAGCTCTCTTTGGGACCCTGTGATGTCCGACATCGGACTGAGGCAGACCAAGTCTGGCTTAAG GAGGAGGATGGATTCCATTCCAGCTATATATTCGACAGTCCGCAGCCCTGCACAGTATATGAATTTCAAGTTCGCTGTGTCTGTGCCACAGGCTTGATGAGTGACTGGAGTGCAAtccacaaaatgcaaaacaaagagATCG CCCCTGTTGGAGAGCTGGATGTATGGAGGGACTGTGGGATATCCACTGCGAGCTTTGACTGTGTTCTGACCTGGAAGGTAG CTGAGCCAAGGGGCCAGTTGGTGTGTAATGAGATGCAATGCCACTTCAATTCCTCTCTAAAGGATGTATCATCAGTCAGTGTATCTGCCTACAACGCTGATGGTTCCACAGTACCTTCTCATCTTGCTATGCCAATATCAG gtaaagagaaaaatgagCAAGCTATTCTGCTCAAGATGAATGAAGAGAACCTCACTGTGTTCTGGGATCTGCCCTCTCAGTTCACTGACAACCTGAAGAAATATGTGGTGCAATACAAACAAGCAGGGTGTCCTCCAGGCCAAggatttgattggattaaagtggaaaaaaaacatacaacaggATTTTTTAAAG GTCAATTTAAAAAGTACACACCCTACCAAGTGTCACTGTTCACAGTGTCAAACAGCAGTGAAATCCATCACCTTTCATCAGTTATTGGATATTCTTTTCAAGGAA CCCCCTCCAGAGTGTCATCATTTAAGGTGTTTTCCATTGCTGCCACTCGTGTGACCTTGCTTTGGGAACCTGTTCCCCTCTCAAAGCAGAATGGGGTGATCCTGTACTACCAAATAGGAGTAGACAGACAAAACG TGTACAATGTGAGtgcatccccacagcatgaaaATAAGACTTTTGAGCTGCTGCATCTCAGTCCGGGACAGGAGTATGAGGTGTGGATAAGAGCTGTGACTGTGGCTGGGCCTGGAGAAAATACCACCACAAGGTTCAAAACCAAGCACCACGAAGATTTTG caCTCTTAATACTAGTCCTTCTTGGATTAATTATTCTGGGTGTAATAtgcttattttttgttttactcag TGCTTGTCGAGGAGAAAGCAAAGCATGTCCACTGTTGCCTCTGTGTTTCTATGAGAAAGTGCCAGATCCTCGCAATAGCcacattttcagacagatgAAGCACCAG ATTAATGACCCCTTGGCTCGGATCTGCATTCCCGTCTCTGAGCCACATCCCAAGATCTCTCTGTTGGAGGTTGTGGAAATCCAGCCCAGGGCTTTCAAGTCCTCCCTGGAGAAAATCTCAGACCCTGACGGATTAACTAGGCTAGAGGTCGGAGATGGGTGCTCAGAGTTGGAGTGCCAAGATGATCAGAGGGAGGATGCTGTCACAGAGGAGTGTCATAGGACAGACCACAGACATGGAAGAGAGGAGTACAGCAAAATGGTTGACTCCGATGATGAGAgggacaaggaggaggaggacagggggGATTGTTGGAGTTCATCAGAGGAAGAACAGTTAACGTCAGGTTATGAAAAGCACTTCATGCCCACTGCTTTGGAAGTACTGGAAATTTGA
- the il12rb2l gene encoding interleukin 12 receptor, beta 2a, like isoform X1 gives MATPRTRWLLSILLVNLSNCFTLAGPPAPPSLPECYIPCDEENCTVDIHCTWDPKQDPQIPTNYSLHWEAANTEEGHVINVTSSNGFIPREDFSNGELRVWVQAKNQHGSAKSQEAVFNTAEIIKPPPPNVTSSHQEPSVIEWISTCEQLQLSLGPCDVRHRTEADQVWLKEEDGFHSSYIFDSPQPCTVYEFQVRCVCATGLMSDWSAIHKMQNKEIAPVGELDVWRDCGISTASFDCVLTWKLSVSQTCLILGYDVRLSYNNGTAVSSNVSAAEPRGQLVCNEMQCHFNSSLKDVSSVSVSAYNADGSTVPSHLAMPISGKEKNEQAILLKMNEENLTVFWDLPSQFTDNLKKYVVQYKQAGCPPGQGFDWIKVEKKHTTGFFKGQFKKYTPYQVSLFTVSNSSEIHHLSSVIGYSFQGTPSRVSSFKVFSIAATRVTLLWEPVPLSKQNGVILYYQIGVDRQNVYNVSASPQHENKTFELLHLSPGQEYEVWIRAVTVAGPGENTTTRFKTKHHEDFALLILVLLGLIILGVICLFFVLLSACRGESKACPLLPLCFYEKVPDPRNSHIFRQMKHQINDPLARICIPVSEPHPKISLLEVVEIQPRAFKSSLEKISDPDGLTRLEVGDGCSELECQDDQREDAVTEECHRTDHRHGREEYSKMVDSDDERDKEEEDRGDCWSSSEEEQLTSGYEKHFMPTALEVLEI, from the exons ATGGCCACACCTAGGACCAGATGGCTTCTGTCCATCTTGCTGGTCAACCTGTCAAATTGTTTTACTCTAGCAG gccctcctgctcctccctctcttcctgaGTGCTATATCCCATGTGATGAGGAAAACTGTACGGTAGATATCCACTGTACTTGGGATCCAAAGCAGGACCCTCAGATACCCACTAACTACAGCTTGCACTGGGAGGCAGCAAACACAGA GGAAGGGCATGTGATCAATGTGACCAGTTCGAATGGGTTTATCCCTCGTGAAGACTTTTCCAATGGAGAACTTCGTGTTTGGGTCCAGGCTAAGAACCAGCACGGTTCTGCCAAATCTCAGGAGGCTGTGTTCAATACAGCAGAAATCA TCAAGCCACCCCCTCCTAACGTTACCTCTAGCCATCAGGAGCCCTCAGTGATTGAATGGATTTCCACCTGTGAACAGCTGCAGCTCTCTTTGGGACCCTGTGATGTCCGACATCGGACTGAGGCAGACCAAGTCTGGCTTAAG GAGGAGGATGGATTCCATTCCAGCTATATATTCGACAGTCCGCAGCCCTGCACAGTATATGAATTTCAAGTTCGCTGTGTCTGTGCCACAGGCTTGATGAGTGACTGGAGTGCAAtccacaaaatgcaaaacaaagagATCG CCCCTGTTGGAGAGCTGGATGTATGGAGGGACTGTGGGATATCCACTGCGAGCTTTGACTGTGTTCTGACCTGGAAG CTTTCTGTATCTCAGACTTGTCTCATTCTGGGATATGACGTCAGACTGTCTTACAATAACGGCACTGCGGTGTCCTCGAATGTGTCTGCAGCTGAGCCAAGGGGCCAGTTGGTGTGTAATGAGATGCAATGCCACTTCAATTCCTCTCTAAAGGATGTATCATCAGTCAGTGTATCTGCCTACAACGCTGATGGTTCCACAGTACCTTCTCATCTTGCTATGCCAATATCAG gtaaagagaaaaatgagCAAGCTATTCTGCTCAAGATGAATGAAGAGAACCTCACTGTGTTCTGGGATCTGCCCTCTCAGTTCACTGACAACCTGAAGAAATATGTGGTGCAATACAAACAAGCAGGGTGTCCTCCAGGCCAAggatttgattggattaaagtggaaaaaaaacatacaacaggATTTTTTAAAG GTCAATTTAAAAAGTACACACCCTACCAAGTGTCACTGTTCACAGTGTCAAACAGCAGTGAAATCCATCACCTTTCATCAGTTATTGGATATTCTTTTCAAGGAA CCCCCTCCAGAGTGTCATCATTTAAGGTGTTTTCCATTGCTGCCACTCGTGTGACCTTGCTTTGGGAACCTGTTCCCCTCTCAAAGCAGAATGGGGTGATCCTGTACTACCAAATAGGAGTAGACAGACAAAACG TGTACAATGTGAGtgcatccccacagcatgaaaATAAGACTTTTGAGCTGCTGCATCTCAGTCCGGGACAGGAGTATGAGGTGTGGATAAGAGCTGTGACTGTGGCTGGGCCTGGAGAAAATACCACCACAAGGTTCAAAACCAAGCACCACGAAGATTTTG caCTCTTAATACTAGTCCTTCTTGGATTAATTATTCTGGGTGTAATAtgcttattttttgttttactcag TGCTTGTCGAGGAGAAAGCAAAGCATGTCCACTGTTGCCTCTGTGTTTCTATGAGAAAGTGCCAGATCCTCGCAATAGCcacattttcagacagatgAAGCACCAG ATTAATGACCCCTTGGCTCGGATCTGCATTCCCGTCTCTGAGCCACATCCCAAGATCTCTCTGTTGGAGGTTGTGGAAATCCAGCCCAGGGCTTTCAAGTCCTCCCTGGAGAAAATCTCAGACCCTGACGGATTAACTAGGCTAGAGGTCGGAGATGGGTGCTCAGAGTTGGAGTGCCAAGATGATCAGAGGGAGGATGCTGTCACAGAGGAGTGTCATAGGACAGACCACAGACATGGAAGAGAGGAGTACAGCAAAATGGTTGACTCCGATGATGAGAgggacaaggaggaggaggacagggggGATTGTTGGAGTTCATCAGAGGAAGAACAGTTAACGTCAGGTTATGAAAAGCACTTCATGCCCACTGCTTTGGAAGTACTGGAAATTTGA